From a single Sander vitreus isolate 19-12246 chromosome 4, sanVit1, whole genome shotgun sequence genomic region:
- the b4galnt1b gene encoding beta-1,4 N-acetylgalactosaminyltransferase 1, producing MRSLRKTVLLAILVSVVLVLALLHSWPTRAYTTVDVWQRQGPVVERHLEERLPEPDHRLGNIPFHMRDNVASLLARNGCVCEGESGGVNLPFAQLLFPRVSAHPLHTAFEASELEEMKRRRAKEYKSFQERSQTPTDVLIIAEANNPLQYPTQGVEVRPLRTIIIPGLALHGLPRDHYSINITATLGMLNVAAEVDGMKIKGDGEMHMSLSSSLLPNLNRQLQFVTYTNTLFHPNTADTVQLETEGHQASFSIKIRHGVTPKLYNTGSKGEYNISALVTIATKTFLRYDKLQDLINSVRRYYPTVTIVIADDSEKPQTILGPYIEHYIMPFGKGWFAGRNLAVSQVTTKYVLWVDDDFIFTANTKLEKLVDVLERTTLDLVGGAVREATGYTATYRQTISIESGEEEGDCLHMRRGFHHVIQGFPNCVVTDGVINFFLARTDKVQQVGFDPRLARVAHLEFFIDGLGSLHVGSCDDVIVNHATKIKLPWVSQSESDKTYAKFRYPPASSDATHTKNGLLFFKNRFQCLTHN from the exons ATGCGCTCCCTGAGAAAGACAGTGTTGCTCGCCATCCTAGTGTCTGTGGTGCTGGTACTGGCCCTCCTCCATTCGTGGCCCACTCGGGCTTACACCACAGTGGATGTGTGGCAGCGACAGGGGCCAGTAGTAGAGAGGCATCTGGAGGAGAGGCTCCCAGAACCAGACCACCGATTAGGCAACATCCCCTTTCACATGAGGGACAATGTGGCAAg CTTGTTGGCACGTAACGGATGCGTATGTGAGGGTGAGAGTGGAGGAGTAAACCTGCCCTTCGCCCAACTTCTGTTCCCGCGGGTGTCAGCTCACCCGCTGCACACTGCCTTTGAGGCCTCTGAGCTGGAGGAAATGAAGAGGAGACGGGCCAAAGAGTACAAGAGTTTCCAGGAGAG gTCACAGACACCTACAGATGTTCTCATTATTGCAGAGGCTAACAATCCCTTACAGTATCCAACACAGGGGGTTGAGGTACGACCTCTGAGAACAATCATCATCCCAG GCTTGGCCTTACACGGCCTTCCCAGAGACCACTACTCA ATAAACATCACTGCCACGCTGGGAATGCTAAACGTGGCAGCCGAGGTGGATGGGATGAAAATCAAAGGTGATGGCGAGATGCACATGAGTCTGTCAAGCAGCCTCCTGCCAAACCTAAACCGACAGCTGCAGTTTGTcacctacacaaacacactgttcCACCCCAACACAGCAGACACAG TGCAGTTGGAGACAGAGGGGCATCAAGCCAGCTTCAGTATCAAGATTCGTCACGGTGTAACACCAAAACTGTATAACACAGGATCTAAAGGAG AGTACAACATCAGTGCCCTCGTAACCATAGCTACGAAGACTTTCCTGCGTTATGATAAGCTTCAAGATCTTATCAACAGCGTGAGAAGATACTATCCAACCGTCACTATAGTAATCGCTGATGACAGCGAAAAGCCCCAAACAATTTTGGGGCCTTACATCGAACATTACATCATGCCTTTTGGAAAG GGTTGGTTTGCCGGACGAAACCTGGCAGTCTCTCAGGTGACCACTAAGTACGTGCTGTGGGTGGATGATGACTTCATCTTCACAGCCAACACCAAGCTGGAAAAACTGGTGGATGTTTTAGAGAGAACCACTCTGGATCTG gtcgGTGGTGCGGTACGGGAGGCCACaggttacactgccacctacagacAGACCATCTCCATTGAGTCAGGGGAGGAGGAAGGTGACTGTTTACACATGAGGAGAGGATTTCATCACGTCATCCAAGGCTTCCCCAACTGTGTTGTGACTGATGGGGTCATCAACTTCTTCCTAGCTCGCACCGACAAAGTCCAGCAGGTCGGCTTTGACCCACGCCTTGCAAGGGTAGCTCACCTGG AGTTTTTCATTGATGGCCTGGGTTCTCTTCACGTGGGCTCTTGCGATGACGTCATTGTCAACCATGCAACCAAAATCAAACTTCCCTgggtcagccaatcagagagcgaCAAGACTTACGCCAAGTTTCGTTACCCGCCGGCCTCCTCTGATGCCACTCACACGAAAAACGGCCTCCTGTTCTTCAAGAACCGATTTCAGTGTTTGACTCATAATTAG